A region from the Lolium perenne isolate Kyuss_39 chromosome 4, Kyuss_2.0, whole genome shotgun sequence genome encodes:
- the LOC127292355 gene encoding protein NUCLEAR FUSION DEFECTIVE 4-like, with the protein MVSSASGSGGGDGCTAAAVREVATLRFARQVVLGRWFMVFACLLILSASGATYIFGIYSKVLKSTLGYDQQTLNTLSFFKDLGANVGVLSGLLNEVTPPWVVLATGAAMNLAGYLMIYLAIDGRTARPPVWLMCIYICVGANSQSFANTGALVTCVKNFPESRGVVLGLLKGFVGLSGAIFTQLYIAIYGDDAKSLVLLVAWLPAAVSILFVHTVRLMPRRRGESQSATSSDPFYCFLYISMGLATYLLVMIVVQNQMDLSHAALVVSAAALLIILFLPLAVVVKQEYRIKRELEEALLVPPTVTIDNKAAPPSSDLQMAEAEQPVKAEESSKLSTPAPESSSSSCWKNMFNPPAQGEDYTILQALVSVDMLVLFLATICGVGGTLTAIDNMGQIGQSLGYPPKSIKTFISLISIWNYAGRVTAGFASEAVLARYKFPRPLALTLVLLLACAGHLLIALGVPGSLYAASVIIGFCFGAQWPLLYAIISEVFGLKYYSTLYNFGSVASPIGAYVLNVRVAGYLYDVEAAKQHGGTLDGAGDKTCIGAQCFRLSFLIITAATVAGALVSLVLAWRTRKFYRSDIYARFRADGQPAALPEQNRLKDSAEPISPVNGTKEQSMR; encoded by the coding sequence ATGGTGTCCTCCGCgtccggcagcggcggcggcgatggatGCACGGCAGCGGCGGTGCGGGAGGTGGCGACGCTGCGGTTCGCGCGGCAGGTGGTGCTGGGGCGGTGGTTCATGGTGTTCGCCTGCCTGCTCATCCTCTCCGCGTCCGGCGCCACCTACATCTTCGGCATCTACTCCAAGGTGCTCAAGTCCACCCTCGGGTACGACCAGCAGACCCTCAACACGCTCTCCTTCTTCAAGGACCTCGGCGCCAACGTCGGCGTCCTCTCCGGGCTCCTCAACGAGGTCACCCCGCCCTGGGTCGTGCTCGCCACGGGCGCCGCCATGAACCTGGCGGGCTACCTCATGATCTACCTCGCCATCGACGGCCGCACCGCGCGCCCGCCCGTCTGGCTCATGTGCATCTACATCTGCGTCGGCGCCAACTCCCAGTCCTTCGCCAACACCGGCGCGCTCGTCACCTGCGTCAAGAACTTCCCGGAGAGCCGGGGCGTCGTGCTGGGGTTGCTCAAAGGCTTCGTCGGCCTCAGCGGCGCCATCTTCACCCAGCTGTACATCGCCATCTACGGTGACGACGCCAAGTCGCTCGTGCTGCTTGTCGCCTGGCTCCCCGCCGCGGTGTCCATCCTCTTCGTCCACACTGTCCGCCTCATGCCGCGCCGCCGCGGCGAGAGCCAGAGCGCCACCAGCAGCGACCCCTTCTACTGCTTCCTTTACATCTCCATGGGGCTCGCCACGTATCTCCTCGTCATGATCGTGGTGCAGAATCAGATGGACCTCTCGCACGCCGCCCTCGTCGTCTCGGCCGCCGCGCTCCTTATCATACTCTTCCTCCCACTCGCCGTCGTCGTCAAGCAGGAGTACAGGATCAAGAGGGAGCTCGAGGAGGCTCTTCTCGTGCCCCCAACCGTCACCATCGACAACAAGGCGGCGCCACCGTCCTCCGACCTTCAAATGGCAGAGGCAGAGCAGCCGGTGAAAGCAGAGGAGTCGTCAAAGCTTTCCACACCGGCGCCAGAATCGTCTTCATCGTCGTGCTGGAAGAACATGTTCAACCCGCCGGCGCAGGGTGAGGACTACACGATCCTGCAGGCGCTGGTGAGCGTGGACATGCTGGTCCTCTTCCTCGCCACCATCTGCGGCGTGGGCGGCACGCTCACGGCGATCGACAACATGGGCCAGATCGGGCAGTCCCTCGGCTACCCACCCAAGAGCATCAAGACCTTCATCTCCCTCATCAGCATCTGGAACTACGCCGGCCGGGTCACCGCCGGGTTCGCGTCCGAGGCGGTCCTGGCACGGTACAAGTTCCCGCGCCCGCTGGCGCtcacgctcgtgctcctcctcgccTGCGCGGGGCACCTCCTCATCGCGCTGGGCGTGCCGGGCTCCCTCTACGCGGCGTCGGTCATCATCGGCTTCTGCTTCGGGGCGCAGTGGCCGCTGCTCTACGCCATCATCTCCGAGGTGTTCGGCCTCAAGTACTACTCCACGCTCTACAACTTCGGCTCCGTCGCCAGCCCCATCGGCGCCTACGTGCTCAACGTGCGCGTCGCGGGATACCTCTACGACGTCGAGGCGGCCAAGCAGCACGGCGGCACCCTCGACGGCGCCGGCGACAAGACGTGCATCGGCGCGCAGTGCTTCAGGCTCTCCTTCCTCATCATcaccgccgccaccgtcgccggcGCGCTCGTCTCGCTCGTGCTCGCGTGGAGGACCAGGAAGTTCTACCGGAGCGACATCTACGCCAGGTTCAGGGCCGACGGCCAACCGGCAGCGCTGCCGGAGCAGAACCGGCTCAAGGATTCGGCCGAGCCAATAAGCCCAGTCAACGGGACGAAGGAGCAGTCAATGCGATAG